One stretch of Juglans microcarpa x Juglans regia isolate MS1-56 chromosome 3D, Jm3101_v1.0, whole genome shotgun sequence DNA includes these proteins:
- the LOC121254781 gene encoding disease resistance protein RPV1-like — translation MDEDAVSVSSTSTFRLRWDVFLSFRGEDTRNTFTNTLYKSLEERGVRVFLDDEGMRGGDEIKPCLLEAIEDSAASIAIISPNYASSHWCLEELSKICEYRRLLLPVFYRVNPSDVRRQRGTFEEHFRNHEKTYGEDKVRCWRRAMEKAGAIVGWPFEKSEIDAEAKERLIESLVKRVLTELANTPVGLATYTVGLGSRLEKLMSVLDVKSNGVRVLGLYGTGGVGKTTLAKALCNKIVGRFDCLSFISKVRENSAKDADLVSLQNKLIHDLSSGKSPVYSIAAIKEVLQEKRVLVVLDDVGNVSQLEALIGRREWFSEGSRIIITTRDTQVLPEHIVTAFYEVRELDSSDALKLFSYHALRREKPIDGFFSLSKEIVSFAGGLPLALEVFGSYLVDKRRKEEWEDALQKLKRIRPSHLQDVLKISFDGLDAEEKRIFLDISCLLIKMEMKREDAIDVLKGCGFRAEIAVRVFITRSLIKITEENTLWMHDQVREMGRQIVLDANPLYPNIPSRLWDRDEIMTVLKAGKGTGCIEGIVLDFKMRPFVKDPSGDRISWENFKRSPNFTSALTYLEERHKKCLETKAEREREVILYTKSFESMSNLRLLQINYTRLVGRYMYIPAQLKWLQWKGCPLKSLPKDFCPRELAVLDLSESKIEQVWRRFTNQVAEKLMVMNLRGCHNLVATPDFSGHKKLEKLDLEHCHSLIKIHESIGNVSTLLHLNLSSCWNLVEFPAEVSGLKNLENLILSGCSKLKKLPMDIGDMRSLKELLVDNTAIQELPESIFHLTKLEKLKLNGCRFVTKLPNCIGKLSSLKELSLNNTAVEEIPDSVGSLLNLEILSLIWCESLTSIPDSVGNLISLAKFLIHGSAIKELPASIGSLQYLKDLSAGSCPSLSKLPDSIEGLASVVELQLDQTPITNLPDQVGALKMLRKLEMRNCKGLKSLPESIGCMFALTSLNISESSISELPESIGKLENLTMFRLNKCTQLRKLPDSIGNLKSLHHLLMEETAVTELPKSFGMLSSLMILKMAKKPHFLSAGNRVPKEDLGAAEQEKHNPFTLPTSFSNLCSLEELDARAWNLCGKIPDDFERLSSLEILNLSHNNFVSLPSSLRGLPFLKTLFLHYCEQLKSLPPLPSSLVEVNVANCTALERVSDISKLESLRELNLANCEKVEDIPGLECLKSLTRLFMSGCKACSSVVKRRLSKVFLRNFRSLSMPGNKIPAWFSQEVRFSERKNHDIKGVIIGVVVSLNPQIPDDLRDQLPALPCVGAKIVKLNEVLFSTMPELKGVPKTNEDHIYLFRYPDCHPLVSKLRDSYDIKVREQDPPFIKGIEVKKFGLYLIFDGDDDYEGDEELLDKSELSVSEKLAKFFSSPEDEDHTSESGIEVESQIIMQEIEEEEVWGGFLRLVRGCFCF, via the exons ATGGACGAAGACGCCGTTTCCGTCTCATCAACTTCAACTTTCAGACTCCGGTGGGACGTGTTCCTGAGCTTCAGAGGCGAAGACACCCGCAACACCTTCACTAATACCCTCTACAAGTCGCTCGAGGAACGCGGCGTTCGAGTCTTCCTAGACGACGAGGGGATGCGCGGCGGGGACGAGATCAAGCCATGTCTTTTAGAGGCCATCGAGGACTCGGCCGCTTCCATTGCCATCATATCCCCGAACTACGCGTCGTCGCACTGGTGCCTGGAGGAACTTTCCAAGATATGCGAGTACCGGAGGCTCCTTCTTCCCGTCTTCTACCGAGTCAACCCGTCGGACGTTCGGCGACAGAGGGGAACTTTCGAAGAACACTTTAGAAACCATGAAAAGACGTATGGGGAGGACAAGGTTAGGTGCTGGAGGAGAGCTATGGAAAAAGCTGGTGCAATTGTTGGCTGGCCCTTCGAGAAGAg TGAAATCGATGCTGAGGCGAAAGAGCGGTTGATTGAATCTTTAGTCAAAAGGGTGTTGACTGAACTTGCCAATACTCCAGTGGGTCTGGCTACATATACAGTTGGACTTGGTTCTCGTCTTGAAAAACTTATGAGTGTGTTGGATGTTAAATCCAATGGCGTTCGAGTTCTTGGATTATATGGGACGGGTGGGGTTGGTAAGACAACCCTTGCTAAGGCTCTTTGTAATAAAATTGTTGGTCGTTTTGACTGCCTTAGTTTCATTTCAAAAGTAAGAGAGAATTCTGCAAAAGATGCAGATTTAGTATCCCTTCAGAACAAACTTATCCATGACCTTTCCTCGGGTAAGTCTCCTGTGTATTCTATCGCTGCAATCAAAGAGGTACTTCAGGAGAAGCGAGTTCTTGTTGTTTTGGATGATGTTGGCAATGTAAGTCAGCTTGAAGCACTCATTGGAAGAAGAGAATGGTTTTCTGAAGGAAGCAGAATCATAATTACCACAAGAGACACACAAGTTCTACCCGAGCATATTGTCACTGCGTTTTATGAGGTCAGAGAGTTGGATTCCTCTGACGCACTAAAACTTTTTAGCTACCATGCACTGAGAAGAGAGAAACCCATTGACGGATTTTTTAGTCTGTCCAAGGAGATTGTGTCATTTGCCGGAGGTCTGCCATTGGCTCTGGAAGTATTTGGTTCTTATTTGGTGGATAAGAGGAGAAAAGAGGAATGGGAAGATGCTCTGCAAAAGTTGAAACGGATTCGTCCAAGCCATCTGCAGGATGTATTGAAGATCAGTTTTGATGGGTTGGATGCAGAAGAGAAGCGTATATTCCTTGATATTTCGTGTTTACTCATAAAGATggaaatgaagagagaggatGCAATTGATGTATTGAAAGGTTGCGGTTTTAGGGCTGAGATAGCGGTCAGAGTCTTCATAACAAGGTCGCTCATCAAGATTACAGAGGAAAACACTTTGTGGATGCATGATCAAGTTAGAGAAATGGGAAGACAGATTGTTCTAGATGCTAACCCCCTATATCCCAATATTCCAAGTAGACTGTGGGATCGTGATGAAATCATGACCGTCTTGAAGGCTGGGAAG GGAACAGGATGTATAGAAGGGATCGTGCTAGACTTCAAAATGAGGCCCTTTGTAAAGGATCCAAGCGGTGACAGAATTTCTTGGGAAAATTTTAAAAGGTCGCCCAATTTTACCTCTGCGTTGACATACTTGGAAGAAAGGCATAAGAAGTGTCTTGAAActaaagcagagagagagagggaggtaaTACTATACACCAAGTCTTTTGAATCTATGTCTAATCTAAGACTTCTGCAAATCAATTATACAAGATTGGTAGGAAGGTATATGTATATTCCTGCACAACTGAAGTGGCTACAATGGAAAGGATGTCCTCTTAAAAGTCTTCCTAAAGATTTTTGTCCTCGGGAACTTGCTGTCCTTGACCTCTCAGAAAGTAAAATTGAACAAGTGTGGCGCAGGTTCACTAACCAG GTGGCTGAGAAATTGATGGTTATGAATCTCCGTGGCTGCCATAATCTTGTTGCTACTCCAGATTTCTCTGGACATAAAAAATTGGAAAAGCTTGATCTTGAGCATTGTCACAGCCTAATTAAGATTCATGAATCAATTGGAAACGTGAGTACGTTACTTCATTTGAACCTGAGCAGTTGCTGGAACCTTGTTGAATTTCCTGCTGAAGTCTCTGGCCTAAAAAATCTAGAGAACCTTATCCTCTCCGGCTgctcaaaattgaaaaagttaccAATGGACATAGGTGACATGAGATCTCTGAAAGAACTTCTTGTTGATAACACTGCTATACAAGAGCTACCTGAATCAATTTTCCACCTTACAAAGCTTGAAAAGCTTAAACTAAACGGTTGCCGGTTCGTAACGAAACTTCCCAACTGCATTGGAAAGCTGTCTTCCCTGAAGGAACTCTCTCTTAATAATACTGCTGTAGAAGAAATACCTGATTCTGTTGGATCTTTGCTAAACCTTGAGATACTAAGTCTAATTTGGTGTGAATCACTCACTTCAATTCCAGATTCTGTTGGCAATCTTATATCATTGGCAAAATTTCTAATACATGGTAGTGCAATCAAAGAATTGCCTGCTTCTATTGGTTCCTTGCAATATTTGAAGGACTTGTCAGCTGGGAGCTGTCCGTCTTTGAGCAAGTTGCCTGATTCAATTGAAGGATTAGCTTCTGTTGTTGAGCTTCAGTTAGACCAGACACCAATTACAAATCTGCCGGATCAGGTAGGTGCCCTGAAAATGCTGAGGAAGCTTGAGATGAGGAATTGTAAAGGTCTTAAATCTTTACCAGAATCAATTGGATGCATGTTCGCTCTTACTTCTCTGAACATATCTGAGTCCAGTATTTCTGAATTGCCGGAATCAATTGGGAAGCTGGAAAATCTTACAATGTTCAGGTTGAATAAATGTACACAGCTCCGTAAACTTCCCGATTCAATAGGAAATTTGAAGTCTTTGCACCACTTGCTGATGGAAGAAACTGCAGTCACAGAGTTGCCTAAAAGTTTTGGGATGCTTTCAAGcttaatgattttaaaaatgGCTAAGAAGCCTCATTTCCTGTCAGCTGGAAACAGGGTACCTAAAGAGGATTTGGGTGCAGCTGAACAAGAGAAACATAATCCTTTCACACTTCCAACTTCTTTCTCCAATTTATGCTCGCTTGAAGAACTGGATGCTCGAGCTTGGAATCTGTGTGGTAAAATTCCCGATGATTTTGAAAGGCTGTCGTCCTTGGAGATTTTGAATCTAAGTCATAATAATTTTGTCAGCCTTCCGTCCAGCTTGAGGGGTCTTCCGTTTCTGAAAACGCTTTTTTTACACTACTGCGAGCAGCTGAAATCTCTTCCTCCACTTCCCTCAAGTTTGGTGGAGGTGAATGTTGCAAACTGTACTGCATTGGAAAGGGTGTCTGATATCTCAAAGTTGGAAAGCTTGCGCGAGCTGAACCTCGCAAACTGTGAGAAGGTGGAGGATATTCCGGGCCTCGAATGCTTGAAGTCGTTGACAAGGTTGTTTATGAGTGGTTGCAAAGCATGCTCATCTGTGGTAAAAAGAAGGCTTTCTAAG gtttttttGAGGAATTTCAGGTCTCTTAGTATGCCTGGAAACAAGATTCCAGCTTGGTTTTCTCAAGAGGTTAGATTCTCAGAACGCAAAAATCATGATATCAAAGGTGTGATAATAGGCGTTGTCGTCTCCCTCAACCCTCAAATACCTGATGACTTAAGAGATCAACTTCCTGCACTACCATGTGTAGGAGCAAAAATTGTCAAACTGAATGAAGTATTGTTCAGTACAATGCCGGAGTTGAAGGGAGTTCCAAAGACTAATGAAGATCACATTTACTTGTTTCGATATCCAGATTGTCATCCGTTAGTTTCAAAGTTGAGAGATAGTTATGACATAAAGGTGAGAGAGCAAGACCCACCGTTCATCAAGGGAATTGAGGTGAAAAAGTTTGGGCTCTATTTGATCTTCGATGGTGACGATGATTATGAGGGAGACGAAGAATTGTTGGACAAGAGCGAGTTATCCGTTTCTGAAAAACTAGCAAAGTTTTTCAGCTCTCCTGAGGATGAAGATCACACCTCTGAATCTGGTATTGAAGTCGAAAGCCAGATCATCATGCAAGAgattgaggaagaagaagtgTGGGGAGGCTTTTTGAGGCTTGTTCGGGGTTGCTTCTGTTTTTAG